GTTCGGCCCGCTCCCGTATGGCGTCGACGAAGGCGCGACGGCTGCGTACGGCATCGCCCGCGGCCGCCGCCATCCCCGTCCAGGCGAAGATGCCCAGGTTCTCCTGCGTGTACCAGGGCGTGGAGCCGAAGACCATCGCGGCGGCGGTCAGCACCCCCATGGTCAGCAGACCGACCCGCCAGGTGGTGGAGCGGTCGGTGCGGGAGGCGACGGTGTAGAGCGCGACCGCGGCGCTCATCGCGATCGGGGCGGGCGGCTCGCCCGCGACGAGCTCGACGACCGAGACCGCGGTGGTGAACACCAGCACGGCCATCGGGTTGCGGCGGCGGAAGACGAGGGCGCCGGCGACCAGGACCACCAGCACCACACTGCGCAGTTCGGGGGTACGGCCGCCGAACTCCGGACCGTGCCGCCCGTTCGGGTCGGCGAAGGAACCGACGAGCATGCAGACCAGGACGACCACGGCCAGCGCGCCGTCGAACGCCAGCGGATGCGCGCGCAGCCAGCGCTGGGTGCGGGCGAACCCGGTGGCGAGTGAGGTCACAACCAGCAACGGTACGGCGTGCCGCGACAGGGTCGTACACCCGCGGGCACAGCGGAAGACAGCAGAATGCCCCGCTCCGGATGATCGGAACGGGGCATCCCGGGTGTTGGAGTGCGAGCGGTCAGCCGGGGATGAGACCGTCGTCGCCGAGCATCTCCCGTACGTCCTCGAGGGTCGCGTCAGGAGCCGGCAGGATCAGCTCGGACGGCTCCAGGGAGTCGTCCGGCAGGGGCTCGCCGAGCTCGCGGACCTTTTCCAGAAGCGCGTGGAAAGTCCGGCGAAAGCCCGGGCCGTCACTGCTCTCCATCTCGGCCAGCAGCTCGTTGTCGAGCTTGTTGAGTTCGGCGAAGTGGCTGTCCGCCACCTTCAGCTGACCCTCCCCCATGATCCGTACGATCACGACGAGTCCCTACTGCTTGTCGAACTTGCTCGGGGTGTTCTGCTGCGGAGCGGCGTCCTGCTGGCCATTGCTGCCTTCGATC
The Streptomyces lunaelactis genome window above contains:
- the pspAA gene encoding PspA-associated protein PspAA, coding for MIVRIMGEGQLKVADSHFAELNKLDNELLAEMESSDGPGFRRTFHALLEKVRELGEPLPDDSLEPSELILPAPDATLEDVREMLGDDGLIPG